Proteins from a single region of Ammospiza nelsoni isolate bAmmNel1 chromosome 28, bAmmNel1.pri, whole genome shotgun sequence:
- the LOC132085088 gene encoding LOW QUALITY PROTEIN: cilia- and flagella-associated protein 45-like (The sequence of the model RefSeq protein was modified relative to this genomic sequence to represent the inferred CDS: inserted 2 bases in 1 codon; deleted 1 base in 1 codon; substituted 1 base at 1 genomic stop codon): MAAATTGSGSQSLCPGDSSRGSLLPRRRQLRPSGFQSLLPKVCPRSSPHPQXPSGPFRSCPXGHVPTEGPELLPGSVGVQGALCGDFGSSHRPFPQVTGSSSPIVILQDVPKPPESQLSVRYKPKTTRIITRDLIRDLVIPQEKPQPCLIIGEKEYEKLKESARALTEVERWDRLKTLRARQDAAFEALKKAQIEEQRKAELEDKRNRWRDMEEELQQEEQKLLQRATRMRLEQEEDVRELNALFLNAKCNMIRDKQVLEKQMILKELAEEEKRLDKMMEMEQEKGMEVQEELERQRKQELMRARQGIVKQMEQNAEERALRAEELYQEGQRQLERLEQMKREDRKAWEQKQERLKQIHADIKRFNMESQRLKDQQREQERLEDERVLEQQRQKAEREAALEAEQQQLRLEKEKELARLRATQERAQDWQAEQDALRAKRNQEVADREWRRRELEKARKKAELEQQLKQDRLEQVAQKEQYLAMQVQQDRQEFQRVLRAHQEQLEREKLEQEQRELRQRTHAEDLRRQIQELQQQRQRERAAGIEEGRRLQQEVRQRSQRLTQFRQQKLQEFRATGMPEKYCAQVERKAQSQASRAPS, encoded by the exons ATGGCAGCCGCAACTACCGGCTCAGGATCTCAGTCCCTCTGTCCGGGAGACTCCTCCCGGGGATCCCTCCTCCCGCGCCGTCGGCAGCTTCGCCCATCAGGATTTCAGTCCCTCCTTCCCAAGGTCTGCCCCCGGTCTTCgcctcaccccca cccctccggCCCCTTTCGGTCGTGCCCCTGAGGGCACGTCCCGACTGAGGGTCCAGAGCTCCTCCCAGGATCTGTTGGCGTCCAGGGAGCACTGTGCGGGGATTTCGGATCC TCACATCGTCCTTTCCCACAGGTTAcgggctccagcagccccattGTGATCCTTCAGGATGTGCCCAAACCGCCTGAATCACAGCTCTCTGTCAGATACAAACCAAAGACCACCAGAATCATCACCAGGGACCTGATCCGGGACCTCGT cATTCCCCAGGAGAAGCCCCAGCCGTGTCTCATCATTGGAGAAAAGGAATATGAGAAACTTAAGGAATCAGCTCGAGCCCTGACTGAGGTGGAGCGTTGGGACAGGCTGAAGACGCTGAGAGCCAGACAGGACGCTGCTTTT GAAGCCCTAAAAAAGGCCCAGATcgaggagcagagaaaggcagagctggaggacaAGAGGAACCGCTGGAGAGACatggaggaggagctgcagcaggaggagcagaagctgctgcagcgGGCGACGAGgatgaggctggagcaggaggaagatgTGCGGGAACTGAACGCG CTGTTCCTCAATGCCAAGTGCAACATGATCCGGGACAAGCAAGTCCTGGAGAAGCAGATGATCCTCAAGGAACTGGCAGAGGAAGAGAAGCGCCTGGACAAGATGATGGAaatggagcaggagaagggcaTGGAGgtccaggaggagctggagcgcCAGAGGAAGCAGGAGCTGATGAG AGCCCGGCAGGGCATTGTGAAACAGATGGAGCAGAATGCAGAGGAGCGGGCATTGAGGGCTGAGGAGCTGTACCAGGAGggccagaggcagctggagcgACTGGAGCAGATGAAGAGGGAGGATCGgaag GCCTGGGAGCAGAAACAGGAGCGACTAAAGCAAATCCATGCTGATATTAAACGTTTCAACATGGAGAGCCAGAGGCTGAAGGATCAACAGCGGGAGCAGGAGAGGTTGGAGGATGAGcgggtgctggagcagcagcggCAGAAGGCT GAGCGTGAGGCCGCCTTGGAGGCGGAGCAGCAACAACTGCgtctggagaaggagaaggagctggcCCGGCTCAGGGCCACACAGGAACGGGCCCAGGactggcaggcagagcag GATGCTCTGAGAGCCAAGAGGAACCAAGAGGTCGCAGACCGGGaatggcggcggcgggagctGGAGAAGGCGCGGAAGAAGGccgagctggagcagcagctgaagcaggacCGGCTGGAGCAGGTGGCCCAGAAGGAGCAGTACCTGGCCATGCAGGTGCAGCAAGACCGCCAGGAATTCCAGAGGGTGCTCAG GGCCcatcaggagcagctggagcgggagaagctggagcaggagcaaagGGAGCTCCGGCAGCGTACCCATGCTGAAGATCTCCGGCGGcagatccaggagctgcagcagcagcggcagaGGGAGCGGGCGGCCGGCATTGAGGAGGGCCGGCGGCTGCAGCAGGAGGTCCGGCAGCGCAGCCAGCGCCTCACCCAGTTCaggcagcagaagctgcaggagTTCAG agccactGGAATGCCCGAAAAGTACTGTGCCCAGGTGGAGCGCAAAGCCCAGAGCCAAGCCAGCAGAGCCCCCTCCTAG